From the genome of Candidatus Rhodoluna planktonica:
GAAAGTTCAACAACCAGAGCATCTAGGCCATCTGGAACTCGAATTGCATCGAGAATCGGGGTGCCGATATTGCCGCAAGCCATGGCACGCAAACCCGAAGTCAAAAAGATGTGCTCTAGCAGTTGGGCTGTTGTGGTTTTGCCATTGGTGCCGGTAATCAAAAACCATTCGGCTGGCTTGCCAACTTTGTCGCGCAGTCGCCAAGCAAGATCGATATCTACCCAGACTGGCACCGACGATTCTTTTGCCCAATTGATTAGGTCGTGCTCGGGGCGCACACCCGGCGAAGTGATGATTAGTTCAGGAGCGAAATCTTGAACCTTACTAAGTAGTTCTTCGTTGTCTGACGTGATTACAGCAGAAACTCCCAGCACATCCAAAATTTCTAGCTGTTCTTCATCAGCGGCAGCGGCAACGACCAAAACCTCGGCACCCAATTCAGCCAGCGTGTCAGCTGCCGAAAATCCAGAAACTCCGAGGCCAAAAACCACAACTTTGAGGTCTTTCCAGTCATCGTGCCACGAATGAAGTTGATCTATTCTGCTCATCTGTTATCCGTAAACCCACTCGACATAGAACAAACCGATGCCGGTCATTACAGATAATCCAGCGATAATCCAAAAACGGACAACCACGGTGATCTGAGCCCAACCCTTTAGTTCAAAATGATGGTGTAGCGGGCTCATCAGAAATACCCTTCGCCCAGTTCCAGTGCGCCATTTCGTGATCTTGAAGAAAATGCGCTGGATGGCGACCGAACCGGTCACAATTACGAAAATTCCGCCGATAAAAATTAGTAGCAATTCGGTTCGGGAAAGAACCGCGAGAGCCGCTAATGCTCCACCTAGTCCGAGTGATCCGGTGTCGCCCATGAATATCTGTGCCGGCGAAGTGTTGTACCAAAGGAAACCTGCTAGCGCACCGACGATTGCGGATGCTACAACCGCAAGATCTAGTGGATCTCTAACGCTGTAGCAGCTACTGATGTTTTCGAGTACCGTGCCACAAGTCTGATTGAATTGCCAAAACCCGATAACTGCGTAGGCGCCGATTGCCATAATGGCACTGCCGGTGGCTAGGCCATCTAGGCCGTCTGCGATGTTGACACCATTAGATGCACTGACCGTGATCAGGTTAATCCAAAGGATGAAAAGCCCAATTCCGATCACGCTACCGAGCATAAGGAAATCAAGATTGGTGTCACGCACCCACGAAATTGCTGTAGACGCGGGCGTTAGCCCATCCTGGTTTGGAAATTGCAGTGCCAAAATCGCAAAAACAGTTGCTACCAGGACTTGACCGGCAATTTTCGCCCAACCGGTCAGGCCGAGACTGCGCTGACGATGGGTCTTAATAAAGTCGTCGATGAAACCGACTAACCCAAGACCGACCAACATGAGCAAGACCAGCAACGCCGAAGCAGTCGGTGTCTCACCGTTGGCCAATTTGCCAAAAAAGTAACCGAGGACGGCGGCAACAATAATTACCACGCCGCCCATGGTGGGAGTGCCGCGCTTGGTGTGATGGCTCTGCGGCCCATCATCGCGGATGAACTGACCCCATTTCAGCTTCTTGAAAAGCCAAATGAAAGCTGGGGTTGCCAACAGGGTGAACGCCATGGATACGGCGCCGGCGAGAAGAAGTGCTCTCACTGACCTACCTCCAAAAGTCTGTCCCCCAAAAATCTCAGGTTGGCTGATTTTGATGACTTCACCAGAACCAAATCACCAGGTTCAAGCATCCCATCTAGGTAGTCAAAAGCCTGGTCAATCTCATCAAAAAATTTCGATTCGCCATCCCACGACCCCTCCTGGGTGGCACCCATGTGAATCAGCTTGGCGCCGGCGCCGACAACGACCACCTGGTCGATGTTGAGACGAACGGCTACTCTGCCGATGGCGTCGTGCTGCTCGCGCGATTGACTGCCCAGTTCTGCCATTTCACCCAAGACGGCAATTGTTCGATGCCCTGACTTACCCAGATGGGCAAGCGTCTGCAGCGCAGCCTTGGTTGATTCAGGGCTGGCGTTATAGGCATCATTTATCACATACACACCGTCGGAACGCTTACCTAGCTGCATACGCCAACGCTCGGCAAGGGGCATTTCTTCGAGAGCAGCGATAACCGTCTCGCGTGCCAAGCCAAGCTGATCAGCCACGGAAATCGCGGCTAGCGCGTTCATTACGTGATGCTCGCCAAGTATTTTCAGGCTTACTGGCTGTATCGCAGCTTCGGGCCAGTGCAGGTCGAAGGATGTTCCAGCCAGGCTAAGTTGCTGGCCACTGGCCAAGTAATCGGCTTGATGAGTTCCGAACCAAACCGTTTTTGCCTTGGATAGGTTAGCCATCGCGGCTACGTGCGAGTCATCCGAGTTGAGGATGAGCAGCCCATCTGGGCCAATCGCCTGTGCCAACTCACCTTTTATTTGAGCGGTGATGGAAATGTCACCAAATTCTCCGACGTGCGCCAAGCCCACCTTCAGAATCACACCAATATCTGGCTTGGCCATATCTGCCAGGTAGGCGATGCTGCCCGGTCCGTCGGCACCCATTTCAACCACCAAGTATTTGGTCTCATAGTCGATTTTTAGCATCGAAATCGGGGCGCCAACCTCGTTGTTGTAAGACTCAATCGGGGAAACCGTTGGTCCAAATTTGGCCAGAATTGCACCCAGCATATTTTTGGTGGTGGTTTTGCCGTTTGAGCCGGTGATGCCGATAACGGTGAGGTTTGATTTAGCACGTACTTTCTCGATGACAAATTTTGCCAGTTTGCCCAGGGCGGCTACCGAATCAGCAACTACAAGTTGCGCAATCTCGACTTCAACTCGATGTTCAACCAAAGCGGCAATCGCCCCTGATTTTCTGGCGGAATCGACAAAAAGGTGACCATCGGTCACTTCGCCGGGCTTGGCGACAAACAGAGACCCCGGTTGAACAAGTCTTGAATCGGTCTCTACGCTGGCGCTCACCCTAAGTTCAGGGTCACCAAACAGTTGGGCACCCACAGCGTCGGCAATTTCGGCCAAAGTTAGTTCAATCATGGCCAGCCATTCTCTCGCAGTGCTGCTCGGGCTTCGGCCCTTGCAGAGTAAGGAGTTCGCACTCCCCTAATGTCTCGATAATCTTGATGCCCCGGACCGGCCCAAAGAATAGAATCGCCCGGTTCAGCGAGCTTTACGGCCTCGCGGATAGCCGCCTCAGGAGGGCTGACCTCAAGAATTGCCATATCTGGGCGATGCTCTTTTGCAGCGCGAACCAGCACCTCACGGATTGAAGCTGGATCTTCGAATCTGGGGTGATGGTCGGTGATTACCAAAATATCTGACCCGGCAGCAGCAATCTGCGCCATTGCCGGCCGCTTAGAAGGATCGCGGTCTCCGTCGGCACCGAAAACCATGATGACCTTGCCTGTGGTGACCTCACGAACAGCCTTAAGTGTGTTGAGAAAAGCATCCGGTGAATGACCGAAGTCCACATAAACCGCAGGGCCAATGTCAGAGCTGACCCGTTCGGTTCGACCGGGCATATAGACCTCAATGCCAGACACAATTGCTTTAGCGACCTGTCGGCTGTCGAATCCTGCCTCAATCAGCATGGCGATGGCAAGACCGGCATTTGCCGCCATATGCGCTCCGATAATTGGCAACGAAGTCGAAAAAACAATGTTTTCTGGCCCAAAGACTCTAAATTTTGTTCCGGCCGGTGAAGTTTCCAGCAACTCTACGTGCCAATCTGCGGATACGCCGACCTGGCTGCTGATTGTTGAAACTGGGATTGCGCAGGCTGCGACAAACTGAGCGCCATACTCGCTGTCTAGACACACAACACCCCGCGCTGCTCGCCCGGGTTGAAATAGGGCGGCCTTGGCGCGCAAATAATCAGCCATGTCCGCATAGTCATCGAGATGATCGTGGCTCAGGTTTGTGAAACCAACAACATCAAAAAAGATGCCGTCAACGCGCAATTGACTCAGCGCTTGGGCCGAAACCTCAAGCGAGATAGCAGTAACGTTGCGCTCGCGCATCCTGGCTAACAACGCCTGCATTTCGGTTGATTCTGGGGTTGTCAGACGGCTGACGATAACTTCACCGGCGATATGCCTTTCGGCGGTTGACGTTAGGCCGGTAGTTTCGCCTAACTGTCGCAAAATTGCATCCAGGATGTAGGTTGTTGAAGTTTTGCCGTTGGTGCCGGTGGTGCCGAAGATTTTGGGCATGATGTCGCGGCTATTGCCGTAAACAAAAGCTGCAATCTCGCCCAGTAGTGCTCTTGGGTTTTCAAGTTGCAAAATTGGAACCGGGCAATTATTCAGTTGGGCTATGCCAGCCGCATCCGTGACAACTGCACTTGCCCCTGCGGCTAAAGCCGCTTCAATAAATTTCGCGCCGTGCGTCTTTTTACCCGGCATCGCAAAAAATATGTCGCCGGATCGTAAATCTGCTGTGTTCATGCTGATTCCGGTGAACAGGACATTGGGGTCACCAGCGACAAGCGAAAGCTTGAAGGCATTCGCCAACTCGGCGACGCTAACCGGGATGACCTGATCGGGCCTCAAAATCGGTGGAATTTGTTCTTGCATCACTCAATCACCACTCGGTTGGAATATTGGCTGACTTGGTTGTCGACGGCGGGACACGGTAGGTGCGCAGCACCTGCTCGAGGATGCGCTTAAACGGTGGCGTTGCACCAATCGAGTTGCTGACCGTGCGCGGTTTGTAAACGGTCACGGCCACAACGAATTCAGGATTTTCAGCTGGCGCCAACCCAATGAATGAGATTGCAAATCGGGATCCGTACTTGCCAGTCTCAGGATCAGCAATTTGAGCTGTACCGGTTTTTCCTCCGACTCGATAACCGGGGACAGCGGCGGTCTTTCCGATACCACCCTGTTCTACGACCTTTTCTAGCATGTCAATTGTGGTTCTGGCTGAGGCTTCGCTAATCACTCGAGTGCCTGGCTTCACCTCGGTTTTTTCGATGTTGCCATTTTGGTCGATACAGCCCTCAACCAAGATTGGTGAAAGTCGCACACCCTTATTGGCCACAGCCTGGTACATCATCGCGGTCTGCAATGGGGTCATGCTCACACCCTGACCAAACATGGATACGTATTTCTTGATACCATCCCAATCTTCAAAAGCATTGATTTGGCCTTTGGATTCACCGGGGAAATTGACTCCAGTTTTTGAGCCGAGACCAAATGCTTGCAGGTATTTGTACCTTGTTTCAACCGGCACTTTTCGGCCTAAGAGCATAATTCCAGTGTTGGATGAGTCTCTCAAGACGCCGGTCAAGGTGAGTCTCTCAGTCGGGTGAAAGTGGCTGTCGGTTACCCGATAGCCAACATTCGGGATAGACCAACCGTAGGGCGCCTCAATTTGCGAGGCTGCGGTACCGAGACCGGTATCAACCAAAGTCGCTGCCGTGATGGTCTTTAGCGTCGACCCGGGCTCAAAGGCAGTTCTGAAAATACGAGCACCACGATCTTCGGCCGCAACAGCTGCAGGATTGTTCGGATCTACCGAGGGCGCCTCGGCGGCAACCAGAATCTTGCCGGTCTTTGCTTCAATTACCACCGCCGTTGCCCAGTCGGCTCTAAGTTTCGAAACCGTACTGGTCAGCACCTGCTGGGCGAAATACTGTAGGTCTGAGTTGATGGTCAGCTTTACATTTCTGCCCGGAATAGCTTCCTTGGTGGTAACCGCCGAAGACGGAATCTTGATTCCATCAACGCCTTTTTCAAATGTCTCTTGCCCATTCTGGCCAGCCAGACACTGGTTCATCTGCAGCTCTACACCTTCAACCGCATTGCCATCCGGGTCTAGAAAGCCAAGCACGTTTCCCGCAACCGCACCGTTGGGGTATAGCCGATCTGGAATCGGGTCATAGTAAATCCAGGGAATATCGAGGGCACGAACTTTTCGATACACCTCGGCATCGACGCGTTTTTTGATTTGTGAGTACTCGGATGTGCCCGCAATTTTGGCCAGTACATCGGCCTGAGTCATGTCGAGAATTGTCGCCAGCTCGTTGGCTACCTGCTCGACCGGAATTTGGACATCGGCCCCATTGACTTGACGAAGAACCGGCGCAACTTTGCTAGGCGCAGCATTGATGTCATATCGGTAGACAGTTCTTGCTAAAACTTCACCGGATGAGTCGGTAATCTCACCGCGCAGCGCTGGCAGGGTACGCGAAACAGCGCGTTTTTCGTATGAAAGCTCATTGATGGCATCCGCTTTGACAACCTGAAGATCAACCAAACGGATACCGAAGACGATAGCGATAATCGAGACAGCGGCTAAAAGCGCGCGAACTCTAGACTTCGGATTACCGGGCGTCAGATATGTCATCTGCCGACCTGCCTATCTAGTGCGTTGGAGAAGCTGGAATAACGCCACCTGTTGAAACTACTTCAGGCTGATTAGTTTTCTTCGGAGCGACATCCTGAGTTTTGACGCCGGTTTCCGCGGTTGCGCCAAGGTTTCCAGCCAACTGGACTTCAGTTGCCAAAGTTGAACGCTCGGTGAGCGCGGCGTTCGGCACTAGGTTTCTACTAACTCGACCAGAGGTGTCTAAGGCTGCCTTTGGTTTTCCAAAAACTTTTTGATCTTCGATACGCAAAAACACCGGGTTAGCATTGGCAATCATTCCGAGCTTCTGAGCCGCGTTTGCCAGGTTTTGCTGCGAGGAGAGCGAGCCGACCTCTTCGCTCAAAATCTGAGCCGTGGTGGTTAGTTCTCGTTTTTCTTTTTGAATACTGGCTAGTTCATAAACTGCGCTTGAGGTAAGCATGTGCATGATTAGACCCAAAAGTGCGATGGCAAGTGATCCAAGAGTGATCACTCCAACAACGGCCATGCTAGAGCGACTGGTGAAAGTTGGCAGCTCTACTGCCCTAAGTCGAGGCTTGGTTACCTGAGAAACAGGTCGAACTGGCGAAGTTACTCTTGCAATGCTCATGCTGCTCTCCGGATCTTTTCAGCAGCGCGAAGTTTCACCGAAGCTGCTCTTGGGTTTTCACTAATTTCGAGATCAGAGGCCGACTCGGCACCCTTGACTAAAAGTTTCAAAACTGGGGCATGCTCTGGCAGCTCGGGTAAACCCAGCGGAGCTGACGAGGTCGCTTTACTGACCAGCTCGGTCTTGACGATGCGATCCTCAAGTGAGTGGTAACTCAAAACGACAATTCGTGCGCCGACGCCTAAAACAGAAATCGCAGCTGGAATGGTGCGACGCAAGACCTCAAGTTCTTGGTTGACCTCAATACGCAAGGCCTGAAACACTCGTTTAGCCGGGTGGCCAGACGATTTACCTTTGATGAACGGCACTACTTTGATGATCAATCCAGAAAGCTGTGCGCTGGTTTCAAAAGGTTGAGAGTTTCGAGTCGCAACAATTTGGCGAGCGATCGGCTTAGCGAATTTCTCTTCACCGTAATCCCTGAAAATTCGAACCAAATCGTTTTCGTTGTAGGTGTTGAGAACATCTGCCGCGGTCATGCCGGTGGTGTTGTCCATTCGCATGTCCAACGGAGCATCGTAGCTGTAAGCGAAGCCGCGCTCCCCCTCGTCAAGTTGCATCGAAGACACACCCAGATCAAGCAAAATAGCATCCGCGTACTCGATGCCCAGTTCGTCTAGAACATCCTCGATTTCGTCATAAACGGCGTGCACCAGGTGAGTGCGGTCTGCAAAGGTTTTAAGGCGTTCGGCCGCAAGTTCAAGTGCCTTTGGATCGCGGTCGATGCCAACCAAAACCAACCCTGGAAATGCCTGCAAAAACGCTTCTGCGTGGCCAGCTAATCCGAGTGTTCCGTCGACTAGGACCGCGCCAGGCTTCTGCAAAGCCGGTGCCAGCAATTCGATGCAGCGCTCTAGTAGAACTGGTTTGTGTAGTTGGTTGATTTGCTTCATTTGAACCGGGTGCCTGACCCTGATTCCTCATCCGTTCAACAGAGCTTGGTTTTCTGTTACCTCAGTTAGAGATGAGCGAACGGCTGAAGATTCAAAATCAGGCTAGAAGAGCCCCGGAATCACCTCCTGCGCAACGTTGGCGAACGAGGTTTCTTGTGCCGCAAGGTAGCTGTTCCAAGTGGCTGCATCCCAAATTTCTGCGCGGGAGCCGACACCGATTACGACCAATTCTTTGTCAAGCCCGGCGTATTCGCGTAATACCGCTGGAATCGTTACGCGACCCTGCTTGTCTGGTTGCTCATCTGAAGCACCGCTGAGAAATACGCGCAGGTAGTTTCGGGCATCTGCTGAGGTGATTGGCGCCTGTTTGATCTTTTCGTGAACCGAGTTGAACTCGGCACTGCTGAAGACATAGAGGCAGCGGTCTTGCCCACGGGTGATTACTAAACCCGACTGAAGCTCATCGCGGAACTTGGCCGGCAAAATTACTCGGCCTTTTTCATCAAGTTTTGGGGCGTGAGTGCCTAGCAGCATCGTGACCCCCTTCAGTTCTTGATTACATCTACCTCCACTATACACCACTTCGCACCACAAAACCTAGAAAATCGAGTAATTTTTTCACACGGCGTGTCGTTTTATCCCGAATTTTAGGGACTTTTTTTAGTGGAGGGAAATTTACCAAATATGACAAAAAATGATTGTTTTTACGAACCCAACTTGGTTCGGTCCAGAAATTAAGCAAAAAAAATAGCCCCCTTTCGGGGGCTGCGTATCAAGGCCTATAAATCGCCGCTACGCCGACGATCCCAGCGATCATCGAAGAAACTGCCGCCGGAACGCTTCGGTTCGGATTTAGAAGTTTGTGGGGCATTTGGCACAGAAACATTTGAGCTAGCCAAGAACAGGCCACCCAGCATCACCAAAAACGCGATGACTCCGATAACCACTATTTGCGTCATGACCGCAAAAACCAGGATCGACAGGCCAGCCAGAGCTAGAAGTGCGCCAGCAATTAGTCTTCGTGGGGAAGCTGCATTTGGCTCGCGAAACTTTTGAGCCAGCGCCGGTTCTGACTCAGCAAGCCCGCGCTCAAGTTCTTCAAGAAGTTTTTGCTCTCGCTCAGTTAAACCCATGTTCTGCTCCAACTTTTGCCAATGCCTACAATCAGAGTAAACCCTCGGCGGCAGTTAGGCTATTCCCGTGAACGAAAGCAAGATCCTGCTGGATTTGATTCAGCAATCCCTGGATGATTTTTGTCAATCTCGTCGGCTTGAATTCGAAACGATTTCAGCCGATTTATTGCCTCTGGTGGATTTCAGCAAAGACTTGCTCAGCGGTGGTAAGCGATTCAGGGCACTATTCGCCTATTGGTCGTGGGCGGGAGCACTAAAAAACTCAACGCATCACCACACTCCAGAACAGCTGGAAAAGTCTGCGGCCGCTATAGTCGGCGTTACTGCAGCACTTGAAATGTTTCATGCTGCCGCATTAGTTCACGATGATTTGCTTGACCAATCAGATACGCGCCGAGGTAAGCCTGCAATTCACAAGCGATTCGAGCTATTGCACGCCGACACCTCGTGGAGCGGATCGGCAGAGCGTTTTGGGATTGCCGGTTCGGTTTTGGTTGGCGATCTCATGCTTGGCTGGTCCAGTGAAATTTTCGGTCGAGCACTGATTGACGCTCCGACCGTAGAAATTGAACGGGCCTGCCGCAGTGAATTTAGCAAAATGCGCGTTGAGGTAATGGCGGGTCAATATCTGGACGTAGTTGAAGAAAACGCTGCCGTGAGCCGAGAAATCTCAGAAGCGGTGAGCCGCGCCAACCGAGTGATGCTTTACAAGACCGCAAAGTACTCAATTGAAGCACCGTTACTAATCGGTGCAGCATTTGCCGGTGCAAGCCCAGCCCACATACGGGCGCTATCATCCTTCGGAATCCCGCTCGGTATGGCATTTCAGCTTAAAGACGATGTTTTGGGAGTCTTTGGCGACCCGGCAGTAACCGGCAAACCGGCTGGAGACGACCTGCGCGAAGGTAAAAGAACTGTTTTAGTTGGGCTCACCAGAGAGTCGCTGCCGACATCAGTTGGCAAAATATTCGACGAACTACTCACCTCGAGAAGCCTCGACGCGGAACAAATCAGCTTCATGCAGCAAACCATCATCGATTCTGGTGCACTAGCTAAAACCGAACGGATGATGAACGATTTGGCCGATGAGAGCCTGCATAATCTGAAGCAAATCGAGATGGACTCAAATGCAAAAGCCATGCTGGAGCAACTGGCTCTAAAAGTGATTAATCGAGACGCCTAACAGCCTGACTGGTGCGCAGCCTGGCCGCTACGAATTTTGATCGGCTCCGACTGTCAGCAAGAAGCTGGTTCTAGAGGGCCAGAGACATTGCGAGACGGCGCACCGCAGACTTGTGACCTTTGAGCAGAAACTCCATCGGGGTTCCCGGTAGCGATTCATCGTAGGTGTAAAGCCAATTTATCGCTGACTCAATAGTGAAGCCTGAATCAAGTAGCACAATCAAGGTTCCGTGCAAGCTCGCTAGCGGTTCGCCATCAATGATTATTTCCTGCGGAACCATAATCTGGCCGTCGCGCCGAACGCCGAAAATTTGGTGCTCTTGGATTAGTCGCCGGACTTTGCCGACCGAGATGCCTAACTGCTCAGCAACTTCTTCAATCGTGTACCAGTCTGTAACGCCAGACAAAACTTCATTCACCGTATTAGATTGCCACACCAACGCTGCATTTACATCGCCTCATGGTTGAATATTGCGAGAATACCCAAAACTGAGGAAAAAATGACTGATCTTGATGGCCAAATTGTTGGCGAAAGATATCGAATCCTCAGCACCATAGCCGCGGGTGGAATGGCAACGGTTTACCTTGCCGAAGATTCTCGCCTGGAGCGACGAGTAGCGCTAAAGCTAGTGCATCCGCACCTAGCCGCAGAGCCAAATTTTCGAGCAAAATTCCTGCAAGAAGCAAAAATTGCGGCGCGCCTCAGCCATCCGAATTTGGTGAATGTTTTTGACCAGGGCGAATGGAACGATCGGCCATTTTTGGTCATGGAATATGTGCCGGGTATCACTCTGCGCAATGCGCTTTCAAGGTTTGGCGCTCTCGATGCTAGTCGCAGCCTCGAGGCCATCGAACCAACTCTTCAGGGCTTAGCCGCAGCCCATCAGGCCGGAATTTTGCACCGAGACATAAAGCCAGAAAACATCTTGTTAGCTGACAACGGCAGCGTAAAGTTATCCGATTTCGGACTCGCGCGTTCGGTCAACAATCAAACATCGGCAGATTCGCTCGTGGGTACCGCCGCGTACTTGTCTCCAGAGCTGATTGAGCGGGGCTACATAGATGAGCGGAGCGACATTTATGCGATTGGCATTGTTCTTTACGAGCTACTAACCGGCAAACAACCTTTCAAGGGTGATCAAGCAATACAAATCGCGATGGCCCACACCAGCCAGAAGACCCCGCTACCCTCGGATAGTATCCCGTCAATCCCCCGGGACTTGGATGAACTGGTCGGCTGGCTGACTGAGAAAAACCCTGCCCTGCGACCGGCAAATGCAGACGTTGTTTTGGCAATCATTAAGAAGCTAAAGTCCGGTATCTCCGTTGCGCAGCAGCGACATGATGCAGGACAGTTGGCAAGCTCTGGAGTTCAGCAGACGACTCCCCTAAACTTTTCCGCAGCCAACCAGACTGAATTGATCGATGGAATTGATCCACAGACTACTGCTGCCGCGACTGAGGTTTTGGGTACAGCGCAAACAGTTGGTTCAGCACAAACTGAGATTTTTAATTTCTCTGATTCACCGGTCGAAGCAAGTAGCCGCCCAAACCATAAACGACCAAAGAGCCCAATTTTCAAAGTCATAATTGCAGCAGCACTAACGGTGCTGCTGGGCATGGGTGTGGGCTGGTGGTTTGGTGCTGGCCCCAATGGCTTCAAAGCAGTACCCGACCTTGCCAACCGAACCGTAGACGAGGCCCAGGCCGCGCTTGTGGAACTAAATCCAAACATCAAAATCAGTGAAGAGTCAGATTCGGAAACTGCAGCCGGCTACATTATTCGAACTGAACCGGCGGCTGGTTCGTGGTTCTTTGGCGGCGACCTAGTCCTAGTTGTTTCAACTGGACCTGAGATGCTTGCGGCACCAAAATTAGTTGGCAAAACCTTGCCGGAAGCGCAGGCAGCAATATTGGCCCAAGGATTCAAGCTCGGGTCGGTGAATTCGTTCTTCGGGCAGGCGCCAATCGGTAAAGTCTTTGAACACACCGGCAGCGATGGCACCACCCTAGCCGAAGGATCAGCCATTGACTTGAAGGTTTCACTGGGTGAAATTCCAGTGGTGGTTGAACTGACCGAAGATCAGGCAAAGATCGCACTTTCAGCGGTGGGAATATCGGTTGCCGAGGTAATCACAGAATTCAGCGACAAGGTTGCCGCTGGAAAAGTAATCTCGCTGGTTCCTTTGACTGAACCTTTGGGTGAAAGCGGAAGCGTAAATTTAATCGTTTCAAAGGGCCCGAATCTTGTCGCAATGCCGAATCTAGTTGGCGAAACGCTTTTAGCCGCAAAAACAGCACTCGAACAGTTGGGCCTCACCGTCACGGTAAATACCGACCAGCTTCAAAGCCGTTGGGGAATTGCCAAGGTCAAAACAACTTCGCCAGCAGCGGGAACCATGGTCAAAGTTGGCTCGGGCGTGACAATTTCGTCACGCTAGCAAAATCTTCCTCACGCGAAAGCGAAAACTAACGCTTGGCAAGCTCCTCGGCAACCAAGAAAGCCAACTCAAGCGACTGCATGTGGTTCAGTCTTGGGTCGCAAAGCGACTCGTAGCGTTCTTCTAGGCTGGCCTCATCAATTGCGTCAGAGCCACCGAGGCACTCGGCAACATCGTCGCCGGTAAGTTCGACGTGCACTCCACCCGGATGGGTACCTAGCGCATGATGAACCTCGAAGAAACCCCTAACTTCATCCATAACGTCATCGAACCGACGAGACTTGTAGCCATTTTTGGTGGTGAAGCCATTACCGTGCATCGGATCGGTGATCCAAAGCGGATTCGCATCTGAATCGCGCACTGCCTCGACCAACTTAGGAAGCTCGGTACGGATTTTGCCGGCACCCATTCTGGTGATGA
Proteins encoded in this window:
- the mraY gene encoding phospho-N-acetylmuramoyl-pentapeptide-transferase gives rise to the protein MRALLLAGAVSMAFTLLATPAFIWLFKKLKWGQFIRDDGPQSHHTKRGTPTMGGVVIIVAAVLGYFFGKLANGETPTASALLVLLMLVGLGLVGFIDDFIKTHRQRSLGLTGWAKIAGQVLVATVFAILALQFPNQDGLTPASTAISWVRDTNLDFLMLGSVIGIGLFILWINLITVSASNGVNIADGLDGLATGSAIMAIGAYAVIGFWQFNQTCGTVLENISSCYSVRDPLDLAVVASAIVGALAGFLWYNTSPAQIFMGDTGSLGLGGALAALAVLSRTELLLIFIGGIFVIVTGSVAIQRIFFKITKWRTGTGRRVFLMSPLHHHFELKGWAQITVVVRFWIIAGLSVMTGIGLFYVEWVYG
- a CDS encoding UDP-N-acetylmuramoyl-tripeptide--D-alanyl-D-alanine ligase; translated protein: MIELTLAEIADAVGAQLFGDPELRVSASVETDSRLVQPGSLFVAKPGEVTDGHLFVDSARKSGAIAALVEHRVEVEIAQLVVADSVAALGKLAKFVIEKVRAKSNLTVIGITGSNGKTTTKNMLGAILAKFGPTVSPIESYNNEVGAPISMLKIDYETKYLVVEMGADGPGSIAYLADMAKPDIGVILKVGLAHVGEFGDISITAQIKGELAQAIGPDGLLILNSDDSHVAAMANLSKAKTVWFGTHQADYLASGQQLSLAGTSFDLHWPEAAIQPVSLKILGEHHVMNALAAISVADQLGLARETVIAALEEMPLAERWRMQLGKRSDGVYVINDAYNASPESTKAALQTLAHLGKSGHRTIAVLGEMAELGSQSREQHDAIGRVAVRLNIDQVVVVGAGAKLIHMGATQEGSWDGESKFFDEIDQAFDYLDGMLEPGDLVLVKSSKSANLRFLGDRLLEVGQ
- a CDS encoding Mur ligase family protein, with the translated sequence MQEQIPPILRPDQVIPVSVAELANAFKLSLVAGDPNVLFTGISMNTADLRSGDIFFAMPGKKTHGAKFIEAALAAGASAVVTDAAGIAQLNNCPVPILQLENPRALLGEIAAFVYGNSRDIMPKIFGTTGTNGKTSTTYILDAILRQLGETTGLTSTAERHIAGEVIVSRLTTPESTEMQALLARMRERNVTAISLEVSAQALSQLRVDGIFFDVVGFTNLSHDHLDDYADMADYLRAKAALFQPGRAARGVVCLDSEYGAQFVAACAIPVSTISSQVGVSADWHVELLETSPAGTKFRVFGPENIVFSTSLPIIGAHMAANAGLAIAMLIEAGFDSRQVAKAIVSGIEVYMPGRTERVSSDIGPAVYVDFGHSPDAFLNTLKAVREVTTGKVIMVFGADGDRDPSKRPAMAQIAAAGSDILVITDHHPRFEDPASIREVLVRAAKEHRPDMAILEVSPPEAAIREAVKLAEPGDSILWAGPGHQDYRDIRGVRTPYSARAEARAALRENGWP
- a CDS encoding peptidoglycan D,D-transpeptidase FtsI family protein, with translation MTYLTPGNPKSRVRALLAAVSIIAIVFGIRLVDLQVVKADAINELSYEKRAVSRTLPALRGEITDSSGEVLARTVYRYDINAAPSKVAPVLRQVNGADVQIPVEQVANELATILDMTQADVLAKIAGTSEYSQIKKRVDAEVYRKVRALDIPWIYYDPIPDRLYPNGAVAGNVLGFLDPDGNAVEGVELQMNQCLAGQNGQETFEKGVDGIKIPSSAVTTKEAIPGRNVKLTINSDLQYFAQQVLTSTVSKLRADWATAVVIEAKTGKILVAAEAPSVDPNNPAAVAAEDRGARIFRTAFEPGSTLKTITAATLVDTGLGTAASQIEAPYGWSIPNVGYRVTDSHFHPTERLTLTGVLRDSSNTGIMLLGRKVPVETRYKYLQAFGLGSKTGVNFPGESKGQINAFEDWDGIKKYVSMFGQGVSMTPLQTAMMYQAVANKGVRLSPILVEGCIDQNGNIEKTEVKPGTRVISEASARTTIDMLEKVVEQGGIGKTAAVPGYRVGGKTGTAQIADPETGKYGSRFAISFIGLAPAENPEFVVAVTVYKPRTVSNSIGATPPFKRILEQVLRTYRVPPSTTKSANIPTEW
- the rsmH gene encoding 16S rRNA (cytosine(1402)-N(4))-methyltransferase RsmH, which encodes MKQINQLHKPVLLERCIELLAPALQKPGAVLVDGTLGLAGHAEAFLQAFPGLVLVGIDRDPKALELAAERLKTFADRTHLVHAVYDEIEDVLDELGIEYADAILLDLGVSSMQLDEGERGFAYSYDAPLDMRMDNTTGMTAADVLNTYNENDLVRIFRDYGEEKFAKPIARQIVATRNSQPFETSAQLSGLIIKVVPFIKGKSSGHPAKRVFQALRIEVNQELEVLRRTIPAAISVLGVGARIVVLSYHSLEDRIVKTELVSKATSSAPLGLPELPEHAPVLKLLVKGAESASDLEISENPRAASVKLRAAEKIRRAA
- the mraZ gene encoding division/cell wall cluster transcriptional repressor MraZ translates to MLLGTHAPKLDEKGRVILPAKFRDELQSGLVITRGQDRCLYVFSSAEFNSVHEKIKQAPITSADARNYLRVFLSGASDEQPDKQGRVTIPAVLREYAGLDKELVVIGVGSRAEIWDAATWNSYLAAQETSFANVAQEVIPGLF